In the Syntrophus aciditrophicus SB genome, ATCGGCAAACCGTTTCCCAATTTTGAAGTTTTCGCGGTCAACGAGGATGGGCGGAAAATATCCTCGCCCGGCCAGGAGGGTGAACTTTACGTCAAAAGCTCCACGGTTGCCGTCGGGTACTGGAATGACGGAGAAAGAACGAAGGAGCGATTCACTTCCAATCCCCTGGATCCGGCTGACGCGTCACGATGCTATAAAACAGGCGATATTGTAAAACTGGATGACAAAGGAAATTTTGTCTTCGTGGGGCGCAAAGACTCCATGGTGAAGAGCAGGGGGTACCGCATCGAGCTCAATGAAATCGAAATCATTCTGAACGGCCATCCCCTGGTGAGACAGGCCGTGGCCGTCGCGGCGCCCGATGAAAAAATAGGCCACCTAGTGGTCGGTTTCGCGTCGCTCGTTGAAGGAGAATCCCTGTCGGAAATCGATCTCCTTCGTTACTGTCAGGATCGTCTGCCCAAATACATGGTTCCGGAATCGATTCACTTTTTGAAGCGCCTTCCGACGACGTCGTCGGGAAAAGTGGACCGGAAAGCGATGGAAAAAGAGGCGCTGGAAGGGTAGGAGGAATTCAACCCGTGCGTATTCTTGAAATCGGCATGTTCTATGAACCGGATCTCGGCCCCGGCGCTCCCCTGTGCACGATGCTCAGCAGAGAGCTGGCCAGTCTGGGGCATCAGGTCACGGCTCTCGCCGCGGTGCCGCATTATCCAACCGGACAGGTTCAGAGAGCGTTCCGCGGCAGATGGCTCCGGACGACGGTTGAAGACGGGGTCGAGGTGGTGCGGGTTGGGCTTCCTTCGGTAAACCGGGCCGATCTCGTTCAGCGTTTTACCCAGTTTTTCTGCTATCAGGTGGGAGCCGCCCTGTCGGGACTGACCAAGAGATATGACGTTGTTCTCGCGGCGAATCCCTTTCTGATGGTGTGGCTTCCCTTTGCGCTGCTGGGAGCCCTGAAGCATAAACCGATCGTCTATATCGTACAGGATTTATATCCTGATGTCGGCATCAAACTGGGGGTCTTCAAAAACCGGTTCGTAATCAGCGCCGCAACCGCCCTGGAACGCTATTGCCTGGTGAATTCCGATGTCGTTCACATCATTTCCGATTCATTCCGGCCCAGCCTGCGCGCGCTCGGCGTATCAGACGACAAGATGGCCCTGGTGTACAACTGGGTCGATACCGATTTGGTCCGTCCCTTGCCCCGGAATAATGCATTCGCTCAGGAACATGATTTAGGGGGTCGATTCGTAATTCTCTATGCGGGAAATATCGGGTTTTCCCAGGATCTGGACAAGGTCCTGGATGCCGCCCAGGCTCTCGCGGATCAGGATGAAATCCTGTTCCTGTTCATCGGCGACGGGGTGGGGCGGGAACCTCTGATCGCGGACGCGAAAAAGAGGCGGCTGACGAATGTGAAGTTTCTGCACTACCAGCCGCGGGAACGGCTGCCGGAAGTGCTGGCTTGCGCGGATGTTTCACTGGTCATTCTGCGCGAGGGAATCGGTACGGCCTCTGTACCATCGAAGGCTCTTTCCATCCTGGCAAGCGGCAGGCCGATGGTGGCCAGTGTGGACGAAGGAAGCGACCTCTGGAATCTCGTGAAGGAAGCCGAGGCGGGGCTGTGCATCCCTCCCGGCAGTTCGAACGATCTTGTCCAGGCTATCCTGACCCTCAAGCAGGACAAGGACCTGCGGGAACGTCTGGGGAACAACGGGCGGACCTGGGCAGAAAAGCATCATTCCCCCCGGGTCGCCGCGAGAAGGTTCGAAAGTTTATTGCGGCAAGCCATTGCATGCAAAACGCGTGATGGCATCTGCCCGGCGAAAGCGTCAACTGAGCGGTCATCTTTGATTTCAGGCAGCCAAAACGAAATCGATGGTCTTAACCGAGGTGGAAAAGATGGAACCTGAAGTGTTTTCTGAATTTCTGATGCGGCAGGGTCATCATGTGGTCAAGACGGAAAGCTGCTACTGGTATGATGCTCAACCGGGTTTTTACTTCTATTTCCCGTACCACAGACTGATCAATCCGGGACAAGATGAACTGGACCGGATTTTCTGGGGGCAGCGAAGCATAGGCGTGAGATTTTTTGCGCCGATGGATTGTGTCGGAAAAGAAAGCTACTCGATCATGTGCTCCGACAAGCATTACGACATTACGTCGGTGGACGCAAAGTATGCCAGGCGCCAGACGCGGCGGGGGCTGGAAAGCTTCGAGATTCGAACATTGCCCTTCAGGGACCTGGCCACATTGGGCAACCCCTTGAACCATGACACCCTGTCCCGGCAGGAGCGCGATCCCGGCGCCTGGAACGAGCAGAAATGGCGGGAGTATTGTGAAGCGGCTGACGGTCTGGAGGGCTTTGAAGCATGGGGGGCGTTTTCGGACAAATCGCTGGCATCGTTCATGGTCACTTTCCAGATGGAGGATGTGTTCACGATCCTCCATCACAGTTCGGCAACGGAGTATCTGCGCTTTTATCCCAACAATGCGCTGGTCTATTTTGTGACCCAACTCAAGCTTTCGCAGCCGGATGTCCATGCCGTCTCCTATGGCCCTCAATCGCTGGATGCACCGGAATCCCTGGATACGTTCAAGTTCCGGATGGGTTTTCAGAAAATGCCGATGAAGCAGGCCATTGTCTTTAATCCTCTGATCAGGCCGTTTATCTGCGGACCCTTTCATAAAGCGGTTCAACTGGCCGCCCAGGCCAGACCAAAAAGTGATACGTTCAGAAAACTGGAGGGCGTTCTCCGGTTTTATCTTGAAGCCTCCTGACCGTTTGAGAAAAAACGAAAAAGAGCGCAGCGGTGTAAAAATTCGAGCCCTGCCGGAGGATGGGGAAGAGATCGCCGGCTTTCTCCGATGGGCTCGGAGGGTTTCTCCCCGATGAAGAAGGAAATGCGTGATGCGTCTTTTGTGCTTTATTGATTATCTGGGATCGGGAGGGGCTCAGCGACAGTTGACATTCCTGGCTCGGCACTTGAAAAAGTCGGGTGTCGATGTGGAGGTGCTGACCTATCATGAAAGCGATTTCTTTATCCCGGTCCTTGCGGAAGCCGGCATCAATGTCGAAACCGTCAGGGGCGGGGGGCGGTTTACGAAAGTTTTCAGCCTGCGAAAAAGCATCAGGGCCAGAAAATTCGATGTCCTTCTCGCCTTTTTGAACGCCCCCGCCCTCTATGCCGAAATCGCCGCTCTTCCCCGCAGGAGGTGGGGGCTTGTGGTATCGGAGCGGCTGGCTGTTCCGGGCAGTTCCATGGGATTCGCACGCTTTCGCCGATACCTGCACGGCCTTGCTGACTACGTCACGACGAACTCCCATACCAACCGTCTGCTGATCGAAAAAGCGGTGCCGGGATTGACCGGCAAGGTGGTCACCATCTACAACGCCCTGGATCTCGAGTATTTTTCACCGCTCCAGGGCCCTGTTCCCGCAGGGGATGGACGATTGCGCTTTGTTGTCCTGGCAAGTCATCAATTGAAAAAAAACCTGCTGGGACTCGTGGAAGCCGCGCATCAGGTGGTACAGGCCGCTCCTGAGCTCGATTTTACGATCGAATGGTTCGGCCGGTTCGATGCCGGAAAGAACGGGCCCGGGGATACGGGACCTTTTGAGCAGGCAAAACGGCGCATCGAAACCTTCCGGATTCAGGACCGCTTTATCTTCAGTGAACCCACTTCCGACGTGGCCGCGGTTTATCGCCGGGCCGATGCGCTGATCCTCCCGTCTTTTTATGAAGGTCTTCCCAATGTGGTCTGCGAGGCAATGGCGTGCGGCAGGCCGGTTTTGATGAGCAATGTGTGCGACGCGGAAAACCTCGTCAGGGAGGGAGACAACGGATTTCTCTTCGACCCGCGGGACCCGGCCGACATGGCCCGCGCAATACTTCGTTTCGCGGCCTTGAGCGGCGACGATAGGAAACTGATGGGGGAGAAGTCCCGCAAGCGCGCTGTTATCCTGTTCAATCCGGAGCGTTTTGCCGCCCACTACCGCCGTGTCCTTGAGTCGGCGATGCGGAGAGAACAGACGATCATTCCTCACTGGTGTGAGTCGATTCCTCAATCGGCCATTCGGATGATTGAAAA is a window encoding:
- a CDS encoding glycosyltransferase family 4 protein; this encodes MRILEIGMFYEPDLGPGAPLCTMLSRELASLGHQVTALAAVPHYPTGQVQRAFRGRWLRTTVEDGVEVVRVGLPSVNRADLVQRFTQFFCYQVGAALSGLTKRYDVVLAANPFLMVWLPFALLGALKHKPIVYIVQDLYPDVGIKLGVFKNRFVISAATALERYCLVNSDVVHIISDSFRPSLRALGVSDDKMALVYNWVDTDLVRPLPRNNAFAQEHDLGGRFVILYAGNIGFSQDLDKVLDAAQALADQDEILFLFIGDGVGREPLIADAKKRRLTNVKFLHYQPRERLPEVLACADVSLVILREGIGTASVPSKALSILASGRPMVASVDEGSDLWNLVKEAEAGLCIPPGSSNDLVQAILTLKQDKDLRERLGNNGRTWAEKHHSPRVAARRFESLLRQAIACKTRDGICPAKASTERSSLISGSQNEIDGLNRGGKDGT
- a CDS encoding glycosyltransferase family 4 protein, coding for MRLLCFIDYLGSGGAQRQLTFLARHLKKSGVDVEVLTYHESDFFIPVLAEAGINVETVRGGGRFTKVFSLRKSIRARKFDVLLAFLNAPALYAEIAALPRRRWGLVVSERLAVPGSSMGFARFRRYLHGLADYVTTNSHTNRLLIEKAVPGLTGKVVTIYNALDLEYFSPLQGPVPAGDGRLRFVVLASHQLKKNLLGLVEAAHQVVQAAPELDFTIEWFGRFDAGKNGPGDTGPFEQAKRRIETFRIQDRFIFSEPTSDVAAVYRRADALILPSFYEGLPNVVCEAMACGRPVLMSNVCDAENLVREGDNGFLFDPRDPADMARAILRFAALSGDDRKLMGEKSRKRAVILFNPERFAAHYRRVLESAMRREQTIIPHWCESIPQSAIRMIENEK